One segment of Hippopotamus amphibius kiboko isolate mHipAmp2 chromosome 2, mHipAmp2.hap2, whole genome shotgun sequence DNA contains the following:
- the LOC130845898 gene encoding 60S ribosomal protein L39-like, with the protein MSSDKTFRIKRFLAKKQKQNRPIPQWIRMKTGNKIRYNSKRRHWRRTKLGL; encoded by the coding sequence ATGTCTTCTGACAAGACTTTCAGGATCAAGCGATTCCTggccaagaaacaaaagcagaatcgTCCCATTCCCCAATGGATTCGAATGAAAACTGGTAATAAAATCAGGTACAACTCCAAGAGAAGACACTGGAGAAGAACCAAGCTGGGTCTGTAA